The Chlorocebus sabaeus isolate Y175 chromosome 11, mChlSab1.0.hap1, whole genome shotgun sequence genomic interval TTCTTTCTGCCTGAGCGTTCCCCTCTGCAGGAGGGTAGAAGCCCCAGGAGGATGTTATAAAGAGACTGTGGGGTGGGGATGAGGTTCCTAAACTGGGTAATAATAAAGCTCGCTTTTATTGAGGGTTTGTTGTGTGCCAGACACTACCTGTTTTACATGGATTGACTCTTAATCCTCACAAGAAGCCTTCGAGGCTTGTCccatttattcccattttacagatgtggaaacagagGTGCAGAAAGTTGAGAGCTTGCCAGAGTCATACGGCCTAATCAAGGGCAGGGGAGTCAGGGTCGAAGCCAGGCAGACTGTAAAAGGAGAGCAGTGGGGAAGGAAGGAGCCCACACCCCTACCTAGTGCAGGAGGGGTGAGGACGGGAATTCCCTACTTGCTGGGGGCCAGGCTGGTGTGCGGCTAATGGAGAAACTTCCACATTAGGCTGTCCGCTCTGAGCCTGCCACATACATAGCAAACACCTTATGAAGAGTCACTGTCCTTGATGGAATGACTGCCATAGGTACCGCCATCTCCCTACCCCCGTCCCTCCAGCCCTCATGGGTTGACCGTGGTTGTGTGCCCACTGCTGGCTGTTCCCAGCCCAGGTCTGATGAGCTGGCTCCTTTGCATGGGGGTGACTTGCAAGGCCCAGGTGAGGAGCAGCAGGTGTCTGGCCCGGAGCATGCTTCTGGTGACCTCGGGTCCACAGGTCTCCAGGAACTGGGGACAGCTGGTGGTCAGCCCTGCAGCTGGGGAGGAGACAGCCCCAGGGTGTACTGGCGACCCAGCCTGCACCAGCTGAGCCCGTCGCTTCTGGGAAGCCTGCTCTGTACTTCTCAGGTCGTGCACTGTGTTCTCAGAAGGGCCTGGGTGTGCCCTGGGAGAGCAGCCACCACCCCTCTGCATGTCCCCAGAGCAGGGCATGAAGGAGAGGCCTCTGCTTGGGTGTGAGGATGTGGGGCCAACAGGAATGGTGGCTGGTGATtgcttttttaaatgcttttattttaaccatAGTAAAACAcgcataacaaaatttaccattttgacCACTGATAGTGGTTagtgttaattttaatttaattatttaattgttattattatttttgagttagagtctcactctgttgcccaggctggagtgcagtggcacgatctcagctcactgcaacctccactgcccgggttcaagtgagtctcctgcctcagcctcccaagtagctgggattacaggcgcgtgccactacgcccagctatttttttttatttttagtagagatggggtttcaccatgttagccaggctcgtctccaactcctgacctcaggtgatccacccacctcagcttcccaaagtgctggaattacaggcatgagccactggccccggcctgattttattttttttagagataaggtcttgctctggtgcccagactggagggcggTGGTGCGGTCATAGCTCACCaccacctcaaactcctgtgctccagCAATGCTTCTCcgtcagactcccaagtagccagaactacaggtgtacaccaccacccccagctaatttaaaaaaattttttgtagaggtgaggtttctctgtgttgcctggctgctctctaactcctggcctcaagcagtcctcccaccgcGGCCTCCACAAAGTgtagagattacaggcgtgagccactgtgcctgtcctgcGGTTGGTTTCTAATACCTGACCAGGTGGTAATAGCCGTGATTTGGGAGGTGGTACCATGTGCCagctctcatttaattttttttttttttttttttttgagatggagtctcgctctgtcgcccgggcgggagtgcagtggccagatctcggctcgctgcaagctccgcctcccagattcacgccattctcctgcctcagcctcccgtgtagctgggactacaggcgcccgccacttcgcccggctatttttttttttgtattttttagtagagacggggtttcaccgtcttagccaggatggtcttgatctcctgacctcgtgatccgcccgtctcggcctcccaaagtgctgggattacaggcttgagccaccgcgcccggcctcatttaattgttaaaataattctatgaattggctgggtgtggtggctcatacctgtaatccccgcactttgggaggctgaggcgggcaggtggatcacctgaggttggaagttcgagaccagcttgcccaacgtggtgaaaccctgtctgtaccaaaagtacaaaaaagtagtCAAGTgtaggcacatgcctgtagtcccaggtacttgggaggctgaggcaggaggatcacttgaacccaggaggtggaggttgcagtcagccaagatcgcaccactgggcTCCAGCCGGGGCAAAAGAGCACGACTctgtctggggggaaaaaaaatcctatgaaCTAGTATTATATCCCTATTTCTACAGATAAGAAagttgaggcttagagaggttaagtgactttcccagGGTTGCACAGTGAGTGAGTGCCAGGACTGGGATTCAGATCCAGGCGGCCTTGGCTCCTGCTTTCTGTAGGACTTTATGCCACTCTCATCCCCAGGTGAATAGGCCTTACTATCCCCATTATAGATAAATGAAAACTAAGGCTTGGAGAGGCCACGCGACTGACCAGGGTCGCAGAGCCTGACAGGAGGAGAGCCAGGACTGAAGATTAGCAGTGGGGGCTGGGACTGCTGGCACTCATTCCGCCTGTCCCCCTGCAGGTGGCGATGGTGGAGGTGCAGCTGGACGCTGACCACGACTACCCGCCAGGGCTGCTCATCGCCTTCAGTGCCTGCACCACGGTGCTGGTGGCTGTGCACCTGTTTGCACTCATGATCAGCACCTGCATCCTGCCCAACATCGAGGCGGTGAGCAACGTGCACAACCTCAACTCGGTCAAGGAGTCCCCCCATGAGCGCATGCACCGCCACATCGAGCTGGCCTGGGCCTTCTCCACCGTCATCGGCACACTGCTTTTCCTGGCCGAGGTCGTGCTGCTCTGCTGGGTCAAGttcttgcccctcaagaagcagccAGGCCAGCCGAGGCCCACCAGCAAGCCCCCCGCCAGTGGTGCAGCCGCCAACGTCAGCACCAGCGGCATCACCCCGGGCCAGGCAGCCGCCATCGCCTCGACCACCATCATGGTGCCCTTCGGCCTGATCTTTATTGTCTTCGCCGTCCACTTCTACCGCTCACTGGTCAGCCATAAGACGGACCGACAGTTCCAGGAGCTCAACGAGCTGGCGGAGTTTGCTCGCTTACAGGACCAGCTGGACCACAGAGGGGACCACCCCCTGACGCCCGGCAGCCACTATGCCTAGGCCCATGTGGTCTGGGCCCTTCCAATTCTTTGGCCTTACGCCCTTCCCCATGACCttgtcctgccccagcctcacgGACAGCCTGTGCAAGGGGCTGGGCTTCAGCAAGGGGCAGAGCGTGGAGGGAAGAGGCTTTTTGTAAGAGAAATTTCT includes:
- the LOC103239286 gene encoding calcium release-activated calcium channel protein 1, producing the protein MHPEPAPPPSRSSPELPPSGGSTTSGSRRSRRRSGDGEPPGAPPPPPPPPAVTYPDWIGQSYSEVMSLNEHSMQALSWRKLYLSRAKLKASSRTSALLSGFAMVAMVEVQLDADHDYPPGLLIAFSACTTVLVAVHLFALMISTCILPNIEAVSNVHNLNSVKESPHERMHRHIELAWAFSTVIGTLLFLAEVVLLCWVKFLPLKKQPGQPRPTSKPPASGAAANVSTSGITPGQAAAIASTTIMVPFGLIFIVFAVHFYRSLVSHKTDRQFQELNELAEFARLQDQLDHRGDHPLTPGSHYA